From a region of the Pseudanabaena sp. ABRG5-3 genome:
- a CDS encoding S1 RNA-binding domain-containing protein, which translates to MNSQFWNQVKTKYQLGKLIYGKVEFHAPFGVFVDIGDENVKGIIQIPDFLDSGAMTPEMYPEIGSPVGAVVVGYTEDDRNQVWLSVKPSVLQKSWVKLRVPVVSQV; encoded by the coding sequence ATGAATAGTCAATTTTGGAATCAGGTCAAAACTAAGTATCAGCTTGGGAAGTTAATTTACGGAAAAGTAGAATTTCATGCGCCTTTTGGGGTGTTTGTTGATATTGGGGATGAGAATGTTAAGGGAATTATCCAGATTCCAGATTTTTTGGATAGTGGGGCGATGACTCCAGAAATGTATCCTGAGATTGGTTCGCCTGTGGGGGCGGTGGTGGTTGGCTATACTGAGGACGATCGCAATCAAGTTTGGTTGAGTGTTAAGCCTAGTGTGTTGCAAAAGTCTTGGGTTAAGTTGAGAGTGCCAGTTGTTAGTCAGGTGTAA
- a CDS encoding type II toxin-antitoxin system HicB family antitoxin has product MNHKYRINIVWSDEDKCYLVELPEFSNALQRYFTHGDTYAEVIANAEEVLELLIEDYEASGKPLPLPQVLQLA; this is encoded by the coding sequence ATGAATCACAAATATCGGATTAACATTGTCTGGTCAGATGAAGACAAATGCTACTTGGTAGAATTACCTGAGTTTTCCAATGCCTTGCAGCGATACTTTACGCATGGAGATACTTATGCTGAGGTGATCGCTAATGCAGAGGAGGTTTTAGAACTTTTAATCGAAGATTACGAAGCATCGGGTAAGCCCTTACCATTACCTCAAGTATTGCAATTAGCCTAA
- a CDS encoding HigA family addiction module antitoxin yields the protein MEDTLLRNPHVGEILQYEFLEELDINVNSLADSLRLSYASIQQIIQGKAPMTADVDLRLCRYFGLSDGYFLRLHYAYELMEAKRNLGDILRQIVPITALH from the coding sequence ATGGAAGATACTTTATTGCGTAACCCCCATGTTGGTGAAATCTTGCAATATGAGTTTTTGGAAGAGTTAGATATTAATGTGAATAGTCTAGCTGATAGTTTGCGGTTGTCATATGCGAGTATTCAGCAAATTATTCAAGGTAAGGCTCCGATGACTGCGGATGTGGACTTGCGGTTATGTCGCTATTTTGGATTGTCGGATGGTTATTTTTTGCGGTTGCATTATGCCTATGAGTTGATGGAAGCAAAAAGAAATTTAGGCGATATATTGCGTCAGATAGTCCCGATTACAGCATTACATTAG
- a CDS encoding type II toxin-antitoxin system RelE/ParE family toxin produces MIGSFACKETEKIWQGMRSRKLPSDIQERALRKLRQLDVSANLEDLRVPPANHLEALVGDRLGQYSIRITKQWRLCFVWQNGNAYDVEIVDYH; encoded by the coding sequence ATGATTGGTTCGTTTGCTTGTAAAGAAACCGAGAAGATTTGGCAAGGGATGCGATCGCGTAAGTTACCATCAGATATACAGGAAAGGGCTTTACGCAAATTACGTCAACTTGATGTGTCTGCTAATCTGGAAGATCTGCGTGTACCACCTGCCAATCATCTAGAAGCACTGGTTGGCGATCGCCTTGGACAATACAGTATTCGCATTACGAAGCAGTGGCGACTATGTTTTGTTTGGCAAAATGGAAATGCTTATGATGTTGAGATTGTTGATTATCATTAG